The Litorilinea aerophila genome has a window encoding:
- a CDS encoding alpha/beta fold hydrolase: MNHRHLHTHRLPGLVLRSHEFQLPLDYADPDRGEITVYAREVVAAGHEDKELPWLLFLQGGPGFGAPRPLENQGWLKRALAEFRVLLLDQRGTGLSSPATAQTLARLATAREQADYLRHFRADAIVRDAEAIRRMLVGEDRPWSVLGQSFGGFCAVHYLSAAAEGLREVLITGGLPPLERPPDHVYRATYRRVLEMNRRYYDRYPEDVARVQEIVAHLQREEVRLPTGDRLPPRRFQQLGIAFGSSTGFEEVHYLLEQAFVAGRQGRELSYPFLRGVENAQSFDTNPIYAILHEAIYCQHQASRWSAQRVRREFPDFEPAAGRPVYFTGEMVYPWMFEEYGALRPLREAAEILAGYEGWPQLYDVATLRANRVPCAAVIYYDDMYVEREFSEETARQIRGMRIWVTNEYQHNGLRADGERILERLLAMARGG, translated from the coding sequence ATGAACCATCGCCATCTGCACACCCACCGGCTGCCAGGCCTGGTCCTTCGCAGCCACGAATTCCAACTGCCCCTGGACTACGCCGACCCCGACCGGGGCGAGATCACCGTCTACGCCCGGGAGGTGGTGGCGGCCGGGCATGAGGACAAAGAGCTGCCCTGGCTGCTCTTCCTGCAGGGCGGCCCCGGCTTCGGCGCGCCCCGGCCCCTGGAAAATCAGGGCTGGCTCAAGCGGGCCCTGGCCGAGTTCCGGGTACTCCTGCTGGACCAGCGGGGCACCGGCCTCAGCAGCCCGGCCACGGCCCAGACCCTGGCCCGCCTGGCCACGGCCCGGGAGCAGGCCGACTACCTGCGCCACTTCCGGGCCGATGCCATCGTCCGGGACGCGGAAGCCATCCGCCGGATGCTGGTGGGCGAGGATCGGCCGTGGAGCGTGCTGGGCCAGAGCTTCGGCGGATTCTGCGCGGTCCACTACCTCTCGGCCGCGGCGGAGGGGCTGCGGGAGGTGCTGATCACGGGGGGGCTGCCACCCCTGGAGCGGCCGCCGGATCACGTCTATCGGGCCACCTACCGGCGGGTGCTGGAGATGAACCGCCGCTACTATGACCGCTACCCGGAGGACGTGGCCCGGGTCCAGGAAATCGTGGCCCATCTGCAGCGGGAGGAGGTGCGCCTGCCCACCGGAGACCGGCTCCCCCCCCGCCGTTTCCAGCAGTTGGGCATCGCCTTCGGCAGCAGCACCGGCTTTGAGGAGGTCCACTACCTGCTGGAGCAGGCTTTTGTGGCGGGCCGCCAGGGCCGGGAACTGAGCTACCCCTTCCTGCGGGGCGTGGAGAATGCCCAGTCCTTCGACACCAACCCCATCTACGCCATCCTGCACGAGGCCATCTACTGCCAGCACCAGGCGTCCCGCTGGTCGGCGCAACGGGTACGCCGGGAATTTCCAGACTTTGAACCCGCGGCGGGCAGGCCGGTCTACTTCACCGGCGAGATGGTCTATCCGTGGATGTTCGAGGAGTATGGGGCATTGCGCCCCCTGCGGGAGGCGGCGGAGATCCTGGCGGGCTACGAGGGATGGCCCCAGCTCTACGACGTGGCCACCCTACGGGCCAACCGGGTCCCCTGCGCTGCGGTCATCTACTACGACGACATGTACGTGGAGCGGGAATTTTCCGAGGAAACGGCCCGCCAGATCCGGGGCATGCGCATCTGGGTGACCAACGAGTACCAACACAACGGCCTGCGGGCTGACGGCGAACGCATCCTGGAGCGCCTGTTGGCCATGGCCCGGGGCGGATGA
- a CDS encoding ThuA domain-containing protein, whose protein sequence is MQAHRILLVLGGTYHDFDGFAATLTPVLARGGAQVEATYELNRLHDLGDVDVVILYTCLSGPTAEAPDAAGIDEGQARSLAEWVASGGGLLALHAATVSARNNPTLRGLMGGAFESHPPQFAFTVYPMYGPHPITEGIEAFTVHDEFYIQIYEPDVAIHMVAMDRGLCHPMVWSKGVGQGRVAHIALGHGPAVWSLPAYQQLVGQAVGWLGERRG, encoded by the coding sequence ATGCAAGCACATCGCATTTTGCTGGTGCTGGGCGGCACCTACCATGACTTCGATGGCTTTGCCGCCACCCTGACGCCGGTGTTGGCCCGGGGAGGCGCCCAGGTGGAGGCGACCTATGAGCTGAATCGCCTCCACGATCTGGGCGATGTAGACGTGGTGATCCTCTACACCTGCCTCAGCGGCCCCACGGCAGAGGCGCCGGACGCGGCGGGCATCGACGAGGGCCAGGCCCGCTCCCTGGCGGAATGGGTGGCCAGCGGCGGCGGGCTCTTGGCCCTGCATGCAGCCACCGTCTCCGCCCGCAACAACCCGACCCTGCGTGGGCTGATGGGCGGCGCCTTTGAAAGCCATCCGCCCCAATTCGCCTTTACCGTCTATCCCATGTACGGCCCCCACCCCATCACCGAGGGCATCGAGGCCTTCACCGTCCACGACGAGTTTTACATCCAGATCTACGAGCCAGACGTGGCCATTCACATGGTCGCCATGGACCGGGGTCTCTGTCACCCCATGGTCTGGAGCAAAGGGGTGGGCCAGGGACGGGTGGCCCACATCGCCCTGGGCCACGGCCCGGCCGTATGGAGCCTGCCGGCCTACCAGCAGCTGGTGGGGCAGGCAGTGGGATGGTTGGGGGAGCGCCGGGGGTAA
- a CDS encoding dihydrodipicolinate synthase family protein, which translates to MELSAIQQALHTVSAIPVTPFTESGEADFATYAALVERMVAGGITVVTPNGNTGEFYSLTPEEHRAAVQAAVAGAQGKALVLAGVGFDAATAAAMARDAASLGAHAVMVHQPVHPYRSDEGWIAYHKAIADAVPALGVVPYVRDAAIGAAALGGLADACPNFVGVKYAVANPQLFATLVRQVGPDRLAWICGIAESWAPFFWPGGAHGFTSGLVNVITGPSLQMQQALEQGDYARAMAIWAQVRPFEELRARRNNANNVSAVKEAMAQMGLCSRTVRPPISELSEAERQEVTQILATLGVAEKA; encoded by the coding sequence ATGGAACTGAGCGCCATTCAACAGGCCCTACACACCGTCTCGGCCATCCCGGTGACCCCGTTCACCGAAAGTGGGGAGGCCGATTTCGCCACCTACGCCGCCCTGGTGGAGCGGATGGTGGCCGGCGGCATCACGGTGGTGACGCCCAACGGCAACACCGGCGAATTCTATTCCCTGACGCCTGAAGAGCATCGAGCCGCAGTCCAGGCCGCGGTAGCCGGCGCCCAGGGCAAGGCACTGGTGCTGGCCGGCGTGGGCTTCGATGCCGCCACGGCCGCTGCCATGGCCCGGGATGCCGCCTCCCTGGGGGCCCACGCGGTGATGGTCCACCAGCCGGTACACCCCTACCGCTCTGACGAAGGCTGGATCGCCTATCACAAGGCCATTGCCGACGCGGTGCCGGCGTTGGGCGTGGTGCCCTATGTGCGGGACGCGGCCATCGGCGCGGCGGCCCTGGGCGGCCTGGCCGACGCCTGCCCCAATTTTGTGGGCGTGAAATATGCCGTGGCCAATCCCCAGCTCTTCGCCACCCTGGTGCGCCAGGTGGGGCCGGACCGCCTGGCCTGGATCTGCGGCATCGCGGAATCGTGGGCGCCCTTCTTCTGGCCCGGCGGCGCGCACGGCTTTACCTCCGGCCTGGTCAACGTGATCACCGGGCCCTCCCTGCAGATGCAACAGGCCCTGGAACAGGGGGACTACGCCCGGGCCATGGCCATCTGGGCCCAGGTGCGCCCTTTTGAGGAGCTGCGGGCCCGGCGCAACAACGCCAACAACGTCTCCGCGGTGAAGGAAGCCATGGCCCAGATGGGGCTGTGCAGTCGGACAGTCCGCCCGCCCATCTCCGAGCTGTCCGAAGCGGAGCGCCAGGAGGTGACCCAGATCCTGGCGACCCTGGGCGTGGCGGAGAAGGCGTAA
- the dgoD gene encoding galactonate dehydratase: protein MKITKLETFLVKPRWLFLKIHTDEGLVGLGEPILEGRARTVAQAVAEVEPYLVGKDPTRVVHHWQAIYKHAFYRGGPILTSALSGIEHALWDLAGKAVGLPVYKMLGGPLRDRIKVYKGIGGGSVEEAVANAKAAVERGFIAIKTGVGGPRPARIIETPGFVDHVVERFAAIREAVGKEVDIAIDFHGAVSPQTAMLLIKALEPYQPLFVEEPVQCQNVDVLADIARKTHLPIATGERIFTKWGFREILEKRAASILQPDISHAGGIFEARLIAGMAEAYYAAIAPHCPLGPISLAAGIHLDASIPNFLAQEHTTFGEGYLKQPFTFKDGYLELPTGPGLGIELDEEALADKIGHDWRNPETYHPDDGAAIDW from the coding sequence GTGAAGATCACCAAACTGGAAACCTTCCTGGTCAAACCCCGCTGGCTTTTTCTGAAGATTCACACCGACGAAGGCCTGGTAGGCCTGGGCGAACCCATCCTGGAAGGGCGAGCGCGGACCGTGGCCCAGGCAGTGGCCGAAGTGGAGCCCTACCTGGTGGGCAAAGATCCCACCCGGGTGGTGCACCACTGGCAGGCCATCTACAAGCATGCCTTCTACCGGGGCGGACCCATCCTCACCAGCGCGCTCTCGGGCATCGAGCACGCGCTGTGGGATCTGGCCGGCAAGGCCGTGGGGCTGCCGGTGTACAAGATGCTGGGCGGCCCCCTGCGGGATCGCATCAAGGTCTACAAAGGCATCGGCGGCGGCAGTGTGGAAGAGGCCGTGGCCAATGCCAAAGCCGCAGTGGAACGGGGCTTCATCGCCATCAAGACCGGCGTGGGCGGCCCCCGCCCGGCCCGCATCATCGAGACCCCCGGCTTCGTGGACCACGTGGTGGAGCGCTTCGCCGCCATCCGGGAGGCCGTGGGCAAGGAGGTGGACATCGCCATCGACTTCCACGGCGCGGTCAGCCCCCAGACGGCCATGCTCCTCATCAAGGCCCTGGAGCCCTACCAGCCCCTCTTCGTGGAGGAGCCGGTCCAGTGCCAGAACGTGGACGTCCTGGCCGACATCGCCCGCAAGACCCATCTGCCCATCGCCACCGGCGAACGGATCTTTACCAAGTGGGGCTTCCGGGAGATCCTGGAAAAGCGGGCCGCCTCCATCCTCCAGCCCGACATCTCCCACGCGGGCGGCATCTTCGAAGCTCGCCTCATCGCCGGGATGGCCGAAGCCTACTACGCCGCCATCGCGCCCCACTGCCCCCTGGGGCCCATCTCCCTGGCCGCGGGCATCCACCTGGACGCCTCCATCCCCAACTTCCTGGCCCAGGAACACACCACCTTTGGGGAAGGCTACCTGAAGCAGCCCTTTACCTTCAAGGACGGCTACCTGGAACTGCCCACCGGCCCCGGCCTGGGCATCGAGCTGGACGAGGAAGCCCTGGCCGACAAGATCGGCCACGACTGGCGCAACCCCGAAACCTATCACCCGGACGACGGCGCGGCCATCGACTGGTAG